Proteins from a genomic interval of Symmachiella macrocystis:
- a CDS encoding acyl-CoA thioesterase, translating into MFTATHRVQFHETDMAGIVHFSNFYRYMEEAEHAYLRSLGLSVSMTRPDGSVIGWPRVRAQCTFEAPAYFEDVIEIRLKLMRKGVKSLTFEVEFYRDERRLARGSLKTACCIVAHGQPLVSIPIPEDIDVKFVEEPAESA; encoded by the coding sequence ATGTTCACTGCGACCCACCGCGTTCAATTTCACGAAACCGATATGGCGGGGATCGTGCATTTTTCGAACTTTTACCGCTACATGGAAGAAGCCGAGCATGCCTATTTGCGGTCGTTGGGGCTGAGCGTTTCGATGACGCGGCCCGATGGGTCGGTGATTGGCTGGCCGCGGGTCCGGGCGCAGTGCACGTTTGAGGCACCGGCCTATTTTGAGGACGTGATCGAAATTCGCCTGAAATTGATGCGCAAGGGTGTCAAATCCCTGACGTTCGAGGTCGAATTTTATCGCGATGAACGGCGATTGGCCCGCGGTTCGTTGAAAACCGCCTGCTGCATCGTGGCGCATGGCCAACCACTGGTCTCGATCCCGATTCCGGAAGATATCGACGTGAAATTCGTCGAAGAACCGGCGGAATCGGCCTGA
- a CDS encoding sodium:solute symporter family protein, whose product MTQLAIIGAYLALLLGLGLFSSRLFRGTGEDYMLASHSIGPFLLLMSLFGTTMTAFALVGSTGEAFREGIGVYGLMASSSGIVHSLCFLLIGVKIWSLGYKHGYTTQIQFFRDRLGDNGIGLLLFPIIVGLVIPYLLIGVIASGAVINGATIGTFPETFAATRGGVPHWLAALVICSVVLIYVFFGGMRGTAWANTFQTSVFMILGVVTFVVIANGIGGQEGLWANMQAATAKVAEAHPDRLTRSEMSKFMFTTYLLIPLSVGMFPHVFQHWLTARSAQTFKLPVIVHPLFIMLVWAPCVMVGVWATSATLNGQLIVPPDVRPNTELPLMVAKLAGPVLGGLLSAGILAAIMSSLDSQFLCIGSIFTNDIVLHYWDKKRFSEKQIVMWARLFVVAIVAVTYGLSLFEPRSVFAMGIWCFSGYTGLFPLVFAALYWKRLTVAGAYACVLTVAGMWLWLFAESGFGANANYTFQLPAFGQQLEMMPVLPITVASVVALVAVSLVTSPPPDETVRRFFPDSPS is encoded by the coding sequence ATGACACAATTGGCAATCATCGGCGCTTATTTGGCGTTGTTGCTGGGGCTGGGGCTGTTCTCGTCGCGTTTGTTTCGCGGGACGGGCGAAGACTACATGCTGGCCAGTCATTCCATCGGGCCGTTTTTGTTGTTGATGTCGCTGTTCGGCACCACGATGACGGCTTTTGCGTTGGTTGGTTCAACGGGCGAAGCCTTTCGCGAAGGAATCGGCGTTTACGGCTTGATGGCGTCGTCGAGCGGGATTGTGCATTCGCTCTGCTTCTTATTGATCGGCGTGAAAATCTGGTCGTTAGGGTACAAGCACGGCTATACGACGCAGATTCAATTTTTTCGCGATCGGCTAGGGGACAACGGTATTGGACTGCTGTTGTTTCCGATCATCGTGGGGCTGGTGATTCCGTATTTATTGATCGGCGTGATTGCGTCGGGAGCGGTGATTAACGGTGCAACCATCGGAACATTTCCTGAGACGTTTGCCGCAACGCGGGGTGGAGTGCCGCACTGGTTGGCGGCGCTGGTGATTTGCAGTGTGGTTTTGATTTATGTCTTCTTTGGCGGCATGCGGGGTACCGCTTGGGCGAACACATTTCAAACCAGTGTGTTCATGATTTTGGGCGTGGTGACGTTTGTGGTGATTGCCAACGGCATCGGCGGGCAAGAGGGGTTATGGGCCAACATGCAAGCAGCGACTGCCAAAGTCGCTGAGGCTCATCCCGATCGATTGACGCGGAGCGAGATGAGCAAGTTTATGTTCACCACATACTTGTTGATTCCACTGTCGGTCGGCATGTTTCCCCACGTGTTTCAGCATTGGCTGACTGCCCGCAGCGCACAGACGTTTAAACTGCCGGTGATCGTGCATCCGCTGTTCATTATGCTTGTGTGGGCTCCGTGCGTGATGGTTGGTGTCTGGGCTACGTCAGCGACGTTGAACGGGCAGTTGATCGTGCCGCCGGATGTGCGCCCAAATACGGAGTTGCCGCTGATGGTCGCCAAATTGGCCGGTCCGGTGCTGGGGGGCTTGTTGTCAGCGGGAATCTTGGCGGCGATCATGTCTTCATTGGACAGCCAATTTTTGTGCATCGGATCGATCTTCACGAACGATATTGTGTTGCATTATTGGGACAAGAAGCGGTTCAGTGAAAAACAGATCGTGATGTGGGCACGGCTATTTGTTGTGGCAATTGTCGCAGTGACGTATGGACTCAGTCTGTTTGAGCCGCGGAGTGTATTTGCGATGGGGATTTGGTGTTTCAGCGGCTATACGGGCCTGTTTCCGCTGGTGTTCGCAGCGCTGTATTGGAAACGGCTCACCGTGGCCGGCGCGTATGCGTGTGTGCTGACCGTGGCGGGAATGTGGTTGTGGTTGTTTGCGGAATCGGGATTTGGGGCCAATGCCAACTACACGTTTCAGCTACCGGCCTTCGGTCAGCAACTGGAGATGATGCCCGTATTGCCGATCACTGTGGCGTCGGTGGTGGCGCTGGTCGCGGTCTCCCTGGTGACATCCCCGCCGCCGGATGAGACGGTGCGGCGGTTTTTTCCGGACTCACCATCTTGA
- a CDS encoding DUF3311 domain-containing protein, translated as MKYVIWISVVVLLILHQDFWWWDDGTLLLGIVPIGLASHLAISLAAAVLWCLATIYCWPHSAEKTESSNLSTTEGGQG; from the coding sequence ATGAAATATGTGATTTGGATTTCTGTCGTCGTGCTGCTGATTCTGCATCAGGATTTTTGGTGGTGGGATGATGGCACGTTGTTGCTGGGGATTGTGCCGATAGGGTTGGCGTCCCATCTAGCGATATCGCTGGCCGCCGCAGTGTTATGGTGCTTAGCGACGATCTATTGCTGGCCGCATTCCGCTGAAAAGACCGAATCGTCGAATCTCTCGACGACGGAAGGTGGGCAGGGATGA
- a CDS encoding NAD(P)/FAD-dependent oxidoreductase, with product MGDDWKFCTATTGSDAFCPPVEDAYDVIVVGGGPGGATMATLLADFGHSVVLFERAGQQRFHVGESLIPETYWTLERLGLIDQLRASSFPKKYSVQFVNENNQESAPFYFDKHNPHESSQTWQVVRAEFDRMLLENAVQKGAVIHTAAQVQDVRFDGERAVGVRVKLAGEDDPRNVSAKVVVDATGQSAFLASRLKLKVPDPKLRMGTVWSYFRNARRDPGRDEGATLIIQTPGKKSWFWYIPLPDNIVSVGCTGPMEYMFAAGRGTAADVFTEEAERSTAITARLAESTRCDDFHTTKDFSYSSRQGAGDGWVLVGDALGFIDPVYSSGVYLALKSGEMGADAIHAALGDGDVSGEALGNWQTKYRGGVDSFRKLVYAFYSPEFSFAKFLKAHPQYHSNLVDILIGNVFRPGVDEIFDAMGDISPQTSV from the coding sequence ATGGGCGACGATTGGAAATTTTGTACAGCAACAACTGGCAGCGACGCGTTCTGTCCCCCGGTGGAGGATGCGTACGATGTCATCGTCGTCGGCGGCGGTCCGGGAGGGGCGACGATGGCCACGTTGTTGGCCGATTTCGGTCACAGTGTGGTGCTGTTTGAACGAGCGGGGCAGCAGCGGTTTCACGTGGGGGAATCGCTGATTCCTGAGACGTATTGGACGCTTGAGCGATTGGGACTGATCGATCAACTGCGGGCCAGTTCCTTCCCAAAGAAATACAGCGTGCAATTCGTCAACGAAAACAATCAGGAATCGGCTCCGTTTTATTTTGACAAACACAACCCGCATGAGTCGTCGCAGACGTGGCAAGTGGTGCGGGCGGAATTCGACCGCATGTTGCTGGAGAACGCTGTTCAAAAAGGTGCGGTCATCCATACCGCTGCGCAGGTTCAAGATGTTCGGTTTGACGGCGAACGGGCCGTGGGCGTCCGCGTGAAATTGGCGGGAGAGGATGATCCGCGAAACGTATCCGCGAAGGTTGTGGTCGACGCCACGGGACAATCAGCTTTTCTGGCCAGTCGGTTGAAACTGAAAGTCCCCGATCCCAAGCTGAGAATGGGGACTGTCTGGTCGTATTTCCGAAATGCACGCCGCGATCCGGGGCGTGATGAGGGGGCAACGTTAATCATCCAGACGCCCGGAAAGAAAAGTTGGTTTTGGTACATCCCTTTGCCCGACAACATCGTCAGCGTCGGTTGCACCGGTCCGATGGAGTATATGTTCGCTGCTGGGCGGGGTACCGCTGCGGACGTTTTCACCGAAGAGGCCGAGCGGTCGACAGCCATTACCGCTCGGTTGGCCGAGTCGACACGTTGTGACGACTTTCACACGACCAAAGATTTTAGCTATTCGTCGCGACAAGGCGCTGGTGATGGTTGGGTGTTGGTGGGTGATGCGCTGGGATTCATCGATCCGGTTTATTCCAGCGGTGTGTATCTCGCACTCAAATCGGGTGAGATGGGAGCCGACGCGATCCATGCGGCACTTGGAGACGGTGATGTGAGCGGCGAGGCGTTGGGAAACTGGCAGACAAAGTATCGCGGCGGCGTGGATTCGTTCCGTAAATTGGTGTATGCCTTTTATTCGCCCGAGTTCAGTTTCGCCAAATTTCTCAAGGCGCATCCGCAGTATCATTCGAATCTGGTGGACATCCTCATTGGCAATGTGTTCAGGCCGGGAGTGGATGAGATCTTCGACGCCATGGGAGACATCAGTCCGCAGACGTCCGTTTGA
- a CDS encoding coproporphyrinogen-III oxidase family protein: MSSETSATTEIGSYFVTNYPPYSLWKRENVHEIVEAFEQPPRREGPLGLYIHIPFCRKRCKFCYFRVYTDQNAKAIENYVQALIKEVALLAEQPGIAGRKFDFVYFGGGTPSYLSAKQLKSLRDRLHQSISWDDAREVTFECEPGTLSLDKVKTLRDIGVTRVSLGVENFDDKILEENGRAHLTPEVQRAYGWIQDVGFPQVNIDLIAGMVGETDENWADCVDKAGKMSPDNITIYQMELPYNTIISKEMQEGGLASPVASWATKRRWVDEAFNTLAGVGYKVSSGNEVVKNLETDKFIYRDSLFRGIDLLGTGVASFGHFQGVHYQNLDQLNDYVAACDEGRLPVNRALTPSPHQTLIREVILQLKEGRISGEPFRQKFGVDIFEEFSDAFAAQQAAGYLTVEGDEVILTRRGLLQVDSLLTEYFEEEHREVRYT; this comes from the coding sequence ATGAGTAGCGAAACTTCGGCGACCACCGAAATCGGCAGTTATTTCGTCACGAATTATCCTCCCTATTCTCTGTGGAAACGGGAGAACGTGCATGAAATCGTCGAGGCCTTCGAGCAGCCGCCGCGGCGCGAAGGGCCGTTGGGGCTGTATATTCACATCCCCTTTTGCCGCAAGCGGTGCAAGTTTTGTTATTTCCGCGTCTACACCGATCAAAACGCCAAGGCGATCGAAAACTATGTGCAGGCGCTGATCAAAGAGGTCGCTCTATTGGCTGAACAGCCGGGGATTGCCGGGCGCAAATTTGATTTTGTCTATTTTGGTGGTGGGACGCCGTCGTACCTGAGCGCCAAGCAATTGAAATCATTGCGCGATCGGCTGCATCAATCGATTTCCTGGGACGATGCCCGCGAGGTCACATTTGAATGCGAGCCAGGCACGTTGAGTTTGGATAAGGTCAAAACACTCCGTGATATCGGCGTGACGCGGGTGTCGTTGGGAGTTGAGAATTTCGACGACAAGATCCTCGAAGAAAATGGACGGGCGCATTTGACTCCGGAAGTCCAGCGGGCCTATGGCTGGATTCAGGATGTCGGTTTTCCACAAGTGAATATCGATCTGATTGCCGGCATGGTCGGCGAGACGGACGAGAACTGGGCGGATTGCGTTGACAAAGCGGGCAAGATGTCGCCCGATAACATCACGATCTATCAGATGGAACTGCCCTACAACACGATCATCTCCAAGGAGATGCAGGAGGGGGGCTTGGCATCGCCGGTCGCGAGTTGGGCGACCAAACGCCGCTGGGTGGACGAGGCATTCAATACGCTTGCGGGGGTGGGTTACAAAGTCAGCAGCGGTAATGAAGTGGTTAAAAACTTGGAAACCGACAAGTTCATTTATCGCGATAGTCTGTTCCGTGGGATCGATTTGTTGGGGACGGGGGTCGCCTCGTTTGGGCATTTCCAAGGGGTGCATTATCAGAACCTGGATCAACTCAACGATTATGTCGCTGCCTGCGACGAAGGACGGTTGCCGGTCAATCGCGCACTGACCCCCTCGCCGCATCAGACGTTGATTCGCGAAGTGATTTTGCAACTCAAAGAGGGCCGCATCAGCGGCGAGCCGTTCCGCCAAAAGTTCGGCGTCGATATTTTCGAGGAATTCAGCGACGCCTTCGCCGCCCAACAAGCAGCCGGCTATTTGACCGTCGAAGGAGACGAGGTGATTCTCACCCGCCGCGGATTGTTGCAAGTCGATTCGCTGCTGACGGAATACTTTGAGGAAGAACATCGCGAGGTGCGGTACACGTAA
- a CDS encoding outer membrane protein assembly factor BamB family protein, whose product MRHVMTARRTVCWLLLSILACGGLLGSIVHGGDEQKPAKNDWPNFRNGLEQRGIATTTLPEKPELLWKHEAGEMVTATAAIVDGRVYIGTLKGEVLCLDLKNGERIWTYRSIESDDPEEFAPGFNAAATVSGDTVYLGDEEGVFHAINRQDGKERWKFRTNDQIVGAAAVVGEHVIVGSHDQSLYCLKAATGEKVWEVVTEGPVNCSVAVEGNSTFTTGCDGLLRVIDITTGKENIALQQQVGSYVIASPAVMGDLLYVGNHDAEFWAVDWKNGKHLWTYKAERRHYPFHSSAAVTDDVVVVGNGDKRLHCIDRATGKGRWMFDTRGAVDGSPVVVGDRVYFGSGDGKLYGLNLADGKEVFRFIGGRPFTASPAVGEGCLVIGSESSKGYIYCFGTKPAAQ is encoded by the coding sequence ATGCGCCATGTGATGACCGCGCGACGCACCGTCTGTTGGCTGTTGTTGTCGATCCTCGCTTGCGGCGGTCTGCTGGGGAGCATCGTTCACGGCGGCGATGAGCAAAAGCCGGCGAAAAACGACTGGCCGAACTTCCGCAACGGACTTGAGCAACGCGGCATCGCTACAACCACGCTGCCGGAGAAACCGGAGTTGTTGTGGAAACACGAAGCGGGCGAAATGGTGACGGCGACGGCGGCGATTGTCGATGGTCGTGTCTACATCGGCACACTGAAAGGCGAAGTGCTGTGCTTGGATTTGAAAAATGGCGAGCGAATTTGGACCTATCGGTCGATCGAAAGCGACGATCCCGAGGAATTCGCACCCGGTTTTAACGCAGCGGCTACGGTGTCCGGCGATACAGTCTATCTCGGCGACGAGGAGGGCGTGTTTCATGCCATCAATCGACAGGACGGCAAAGAACGCTGGAAGTTTCGGACCAACGATCAAATTGTCGGCGCCGCTGCCGTGGTGGGGGAACATGTGATCGTCGGTTCGCACGACCAGTCGCTGTACTGCTTGAAGGCAGCCACGGGCGAAAAAGTTTGGGAAGTCGTCACCGAGGGGCCGGTGAATTGTTCGGTCGCCGTGGAAGGCAATTCAACATTCACAACCGGCTGCGATGGGTTGTTGCGGGTGATTGATATCACCACCGGAAAAGAAAACATCGCGTTGCAGCAACAAGTCGGCAGTTATGTGATTGCATCCCCAGCAGTGATGGGCGATCTGCTGTATGTGGGCAATCACGATGCGGAGTTTTGGGCGGTCGATTGGAAAAACGGCAAACACCTGTGGACGTATAAAGCAGAGCGGCGGCATTACCCGTTTCATTCCTCCGCAGCGGTGACCGACGATGTGGTCGTGGTGGGCAACGGTGACAAACGTTTGCACTGCATCGACCGGGCGACGGGCAAAGGGCGTTGGATGTTCGATACCCGTGGCGCGGTCGACGGCTCACCAGTGGTGGTGGGCGACCGCGTCTATTTTGGCTCCGGCGACGGAAAACTGTACGGTCTGAACCTAGCCGACGGAAAAGAAGTATTCCGCTTTATAGGCGGCCGGCCATTTACCGCATCACCGGCGGTCGGCGAAGGCTGTTTGGTCATCGGTTCCGAATCGAGTAAAGGTTACATCTATTGTTTCGGTACGAAGCCCGCAGCTCAGTGA
- a CDS encoding iron-containing alcohol dehydrogenase: MSGSTNIEPSHSPRPAENGRLVPFDYAPRTRVVFGPGTLNQLGSLVTELGGTRVFLVTDPGLQQAGHAQHGLESLNAAGLQVTMFTDVQQNPTTDDVDRALAVAQEANVDLIVGLGGGSSMDCGKGVNFLLSNGGRMEDYWGVGKATKPMLPMIAVPTTSGTGSEAQSFALIANSKTHMKMACGDKKAACKIAILDPELTVSMPASVTAATGVDAISHAVESYVSTSRNPVSQLFSRQSWQLTAKSFRRVMQRPTDIDGRGKMQLGAYLAGAAIENAMLGAAHACANPLTAHYEITHGVAVGIMLPHIIRYNAAVVGRLYGDLAVDCGLCAANDARAGELLADFVRELIAESGQATSLAAWNIHPDSLSQLAEEASTQWTGNFNPRPVDQQSLKEIYECAM, from the coding sequence ATGTCTGGCAGCACAAATATAGAACCGTCCCATTCGCCACGACCGGCCGAGAACGGTCGGTTGGTCCCCTTTGACTATGCCCCGCGGACACGCGTGGTTTTCGGTCCCGGCACGCTCAATCAACTGGGTAGCTTGGTGACTGAGTTGGGCGGGACCCGCGTGTTTTTAGTCACAGACCCCGGACTACAGCAAGCAGGGCATGCGCAACACGGACTGGAATCGCTCAATGCCGCTGGTCTGCAAGTGACGATGTTCACCGATGTCCAGCAAAATCCGACAACCGACGATGTGGACCGCGCTTTGGCCGTTGCGCAGGAGGCCAATGTCGATTTGATTGTGGGTTTGGGGGGCGGCAGCAGCATGGATTGCGGTAAAGGGGTGAACTTTCTGCTCAGTAACGGCGGGCGGATGGAGGATTATTGGGGGGTGGGGAAGGCCACCAAACCAATGTTGCCGATGATCGCCGTGCCGACGACATCGGGAACGGGCAGCGAAGCGCAATCGTTTGCTTTGATTGCCAACTCCAAGACGCACATGAAGATGGCCTGCGGGGATAAAAAGGCGGCTTGCAAAATCGCGATTCTTGATCCGGAATTAACAGTCAGCATGCCTGCTTCGGTTACGGCTGCGACCGGAGTCGATGCGATTAGCCATGCGGTCGAGTCGTATGTTTCCACAAGTCGGAATCCGGTCTCGCAACTCTTTAGCCGTCAATCGTGGCAGTTGACAGCCAAGTCCTTCCGCCGCGTGATGCAACGTCCGACGGATATTGATGGTCGCGGGAAAATGCAACTGGGGGCCTATCTGGCGGGAGCGGCGATTGAGAATGCGATGTTGGGGGCGGCGCATGCTTGTGCAAATCCGCTCACGGCGCATTACGAAATCACGCATGGCGTGGCGGTAGGCATCATGTTGCCGCACATCATACGTTACAATGCTGCTGTGGTCGGCCGCTTGTACGGTGATTTGGCGGTCGATTGCGGGTTGTGCGCCGCCAATGATGCACGTGCCGGGGAATTGCTGGCTGATTTTGTGCGGGAATTGATTGCCGAAAGCGGACAGGCGACGAGTTTGGCGGCTTGGAATATCCACCCCGATTCCTTGTCGCAATTGGCCGAGGAGGCCTCTACGCAATGGACGGGCAACTTCAATCCGCGTCCGGTCGATCAGCAAAGTTTGAAGGAGATTTACGAATGCGCCATGTGA